The genomic segment CTACTTTTTTTCTGCGAAATGTCATGCTGAATCCTCCTCGTCATGTTACAAGACTAGTTTTACACCACTTGCTTTTTGCTCCAGCATTTTGGAGAGGATTGTCCCAATGTGGGCCCCCGCCTCAACCGGAGATGTACCTTGACGATGAATATTCGAGATCACTGTACGCTCTGATTCTACCATACCTTTGCGTGGACGGTAGCACATGTACGCACTCATGGAATGTGCCGTAACCAATCCTGGACGTTCTCCGATCAGGAGTACCAATACTTCTGGCTCCAAAATCTCGCCGACGTGATCCATGCTGGCTACGCGTCCGCCTTTGATAAAAAACGGAGTGCCGCAGGTCAGTCCGTAGCTTTTCAGAGAGTCCATCAGGGATGGAAGCACGTCTTTCAGGTTTGCATCCACCGCAGCGGCACTCAAGCCGTCTGAAACGACGATTTGTACCTGCGGTTTCTTTTGGCCGCGCTCTTGCAGCAAGCGCACGCCTTCCTCGGTGAGGACGCGCCCCATATCCGGGCGCTTTAGATAGTTTTCGGTGTTGTCATACTGTGTCTCCACTGTGAACAAGGAAAACTGATCGAGCACCGCTTGACTGACTTCACCATATACAGCATCTACAGCCGCAGCATGGTCGCGACGCAGTTCAAGCATCGTCTTGGTCAAAGGTCTCACACCTGCACGCCAAACTCCGATGCGCGCTGGCGTACTGGACAGCAGTTCATCCAAGCCTTCCTTGTACTTCGGATTCGGTACATG from the Brevibacillus brevis genome contains:
- the eutC gene encoding ethanolamine ammonia-lyase subunit EutC; translation: MEQQLDFLVDKVVAELQKKLGEVSEQAPSPKAETGLIQLRSEPKADSVANATTAPTQAPAVNEQLAPSKEPERTSHVPNPKYKEGLDELLSSTPARIGVWRAGVRPLTKTMLELRRDHAAAVDAVYGEVSQAVLDQFSLFTVETQYDNTENYLKRPDMGRVLTEEGVRLLQERGQKKPQVQIVVSDGLSAAAVDANLKDVLPSLMDSLKSYGLTCGTPFFIKGGRVASMDHVGEILEPEVLVLLIGERPGLVTAHSMSAYMCYRPRKGMVESERTVISNIHRQGTSPVEAGAHIGTILSKMLEQKASGVKLVL